A window from Pseudomonas frederiksbergensis encodes these proteins:
- a CDS encoding MalY/PatB family protein: MTFDFDQVFDRHNTGSTKWSRYPADVLPMWVADMDFCAPPVIIQALQKRLEHPMLGYSVAQDDLRNAIVADLWKKYAWHVLPEELIFLPGVESGFNMALNALVQPQQNVVVQVPNYPPLRHAPGHWGLNKVELEFDALADGTYATPLDALNRALTGGGALLLSNPHNPLGKVFPREELQAVANICLEQDAWIISDEIHAELCFDGRVHIPTASLSPEIAKRTITLMSASKAYNIAGLKTSFMIIQDSALRAKVNHARCGMVDSVNPLGMEATRVAYSEAGPWLAGLKAYLQGNRDYLVDAVNTRLPGVTMNIPQGTYLAWLDCSALGLENPQQFFLEQAKVGLSPGLDFGDANKQFVRLNFGCPRSLLEEGIARMERSLLNRKA, encoded by the coding sequence ATGACTTTCGATTTTGATCAGGTGTTCGACCGCCACAACACCGGCAGTACCAAATGGAGCCGTTACCCGGCCGACGTGTTGCCGATGTGGGTGGCCGACATGGACTTCTGTGCACCGCCGGTGATCATCCAGGCCCTGCAAAAACGTCTGGAACACCCGATGCTCGGCTATAGCGTGGCCCAGGATGACTTGCGCAATGCCATCGTCGCCGACCTCTGGAAAAAGTACGCCTGGCACGTATTGCCTGAGGAACTGATTTTCCTGCCGGGCGTGGAATCGGGGTTCAACATGGCGCTGAATGCGCTGGTCCAGCCGCAACAGAACGTTGTGGTGCAGGTCCCGAACTACCCGCCGCTACGCCATGCGCCGGGGCACTGGGGACTGAACAAGGTTGAACTCGAATTCGACGCGTTGGCGGACGGCACTTACGCCACGCCACTTGATGCCCTGAATCGGGCGCTGACCGGTGGCGGTGCGCTGCTGCTGAGCAACCCGCACAACCCGCTAGGCAAAGTCTTCCCGCGAGAAGAACTGCAAGCGGTTGCCAACATCTGTCTGGAACAGGACGCCTGGATCATCTCGGACGAGATTCATGCCGAGCTGTGTTTCGACGGGCGCGTGCACATTCCGACGGCCTCTCTGAGCCCGGAAATCGCCAAGCGCACCATCACGCTGATGTCGGCGAGCAAGGCCTACAACATTGCCGGGCTGAAAACATCGTTCATGATCATTCAGGACTCGGCGTTGCGTGCAAAGGTCAACCACGCCCGCTGCGGCATGGTCGACAGCGTCAACCCGTTGGGCATGGAAGCGACGCGCGTCGCCTACAGCGAAGCCGGCCCTTGGCTGGCCGGGTTGAAGGCATATCTGCAAGGCAATCGGGATTATCTGGTGGACGCGGTCAACACCCGACTGCCGGGAGTGACCATGAATATCCCGCAAGGCACGTACCTGGCGTGGCTCGATTGCTCGGCGCTGGGACTGGAGAACCCGCAGCAGTTTTTCCTTGAGCAAGCCAAGGTCGGTTTGAGCCCTGGCCTGGATTTCGGCGATGCCAACAAACAGTTCGTGCGCCTGAATTTCGGCTGCCCACGGTCGTTGCTGGAAGAAGGCATTGCGCGGATGGAACGCAGCTTGCTCAATCGCAAAGCCTGA
- a CDS encoding SDR family oxidoreductase: MTSYPKPPFPKQSQPVPGSQNKMDPYPDCGEQSYKGSGRLDGKIALITGADSGIGRAVAIAFAREGADVVVAYLNEHEDAQETARWVEHAGRQCLLLPGDLAQKAHCQALVDKTVERFGRIDVLVNNAAFQMSHENLEDIPDEEWVMTFDVNITAIFRLCQAALKHMKPGSSIINTSSVNSDMPKPTLLPYATTKGAIANFTAGLAQMLGPKNIRVNCVAPGPIWTPLIVSTMPAEEVQDFGGQTPLGRPGQPVEVAPIYVLLASDEASYITGQRYGITGGKPML, from the coding sequence ATGACTTCCTATCCAAAACCACCCTTCCCTAAACAAAGCCAGCCTGTCCCCGGTTCCCAAAATAAAATGGACCCGTACCCCGACTGTGGCGAACAAAGCTACAAGGGTTCAGGCCGACTGGACGGCAAGATCGCCCTGATCACCGGCGCCGACAGTGGCATCGGTCGCGCCGTCGCCATCGCCTTCGCCCGTGAAGGCGCGGATGTCGTCGTCGCCTACCTCAATGAACATGAAGACGCACAGGAAACCGCACGCTGGGTCGAACACGCCGGCCGGCAGTGTCTGTTATTGCCTGGTGACCTGGCGCAGAAAGCCCACTGCCAGGCCCTGGTGGACAAGACGGTCGAACGTTTTGGCCGAATCGATGTGCTGGTCAACAACGCCGCGTTCCAGATGAGCCACGAAAACCTCGAGGACATCCCGGACGAAGAATGGGTGATGACCTTCGACGTCAACATCACCGCTATTTTCAGGCTCTGTCAGGCCGCGTTGAAGCACATGAAACCCGGCAGTTCGATCATCAACACCAGTTCGGTCAATTCCGACATGCCCAAACCGACCCTCCTGCCTTACGCCACGACCAAAGGCGCGATTGCCAACTTCACCGCTGGCCTGGCGCAGATGCTGGGGCCGAAGAACATTCGGGTGAACTGCGTGGCACCGGGGCCGATCTGGACGCCGCTGATTGTCTCGACCATGCCCGCTGAAGAGGTTCAGGACTTCGGCGGTCAAACCCCGCTCGGACGGCCGGGCCAACCGGTGGAAGTGGCGCCGATTTATGTGTTGCTGGCATCGGATGAGGCCAGTTACATCACGGGGCAGCGGTACGGGATCACCGGCGGTAAGCCGATGCTTTGA
- a CDS encoding YetF domain-containing protein — translation MNDESGHTDYHSRDYPVREDMAHQVKVWQFERWGWYFLALVVLLALLGLFSRGPLSTRDVQGDDGKVRVQYERFHRHGSTNPILHKRLRHARLIEADVMEAARSSQGIETLEQIKFAILERNGKISVIAQEPS, via the coding sequence ATGAATGATGAATCCGGGCATACCGATTACCACAGCCGCGACTATCCCGTGCGCGAAGACATGGCGCATCAGGTCAAGGTCTGGCAATTCGAGCGTTGGGGCTGGTACTTCCTGGCGTTGGTGGTGTTGCTGGCATTGCTCGGCCTGTTTTCACGCGGGCCGCTGAGTACCCGGGACGTTCAGGGCGACGATGGCAAGGTCCGGGTGCAATACGAGCGGTTCCACCGCCACGGATCGACCAATCCGATTCTGCACAAACGCCTGCGTCACGCGCGATTGATCGAGGCCGACGTCATGGAGGCGGCACGTTCGAGCCAGGGCATCGAAACCCTTGAGCAGATCAAGTTCGCGATCCTGGAGCGCAACGGCAAGATATCGGTGATTGCTCAAGAGCCGTCGTGA